Proteins found in one Zea mays cultivar B73 chromosome 1, Zm-B73-REFERENCE-NAM-5.0, whole genome shotgun sequence genomic segment:
- the LOC118476134 gene encoding putative ripening-related protein 6, with amino-acid sequence MAKTKIAVAIAILALFQVSCAAARRHGKPAHGDHDGDGTPAVMTVNGFKRGEDGGGAASCDGRFHSDDDLIVALSSRWYAGGKRCGKAIRITAESGRTVRARVVDECDSHGGCRNNIVDSSRAVWKALGLHTDVGEVHVTWSDA; translated from the coding sequence ATGGCGAAGACCAAGATTGCCGTAGCCATTGCCATCCTAGCTCTGTTTCAGGTCTCTTGCGCCGCAGCCCGGCGGCACGGCAAGCCAGCGCACGGTGATCACGACGGTGACGGCACCCCTGCTGTGATGACGGTGAACGGTTTCAAGCGAGGCGAGGACGGCGGCGGTGCAGCATCGTGTGATGGCCGTTTCCACAGCGACGACGACCTGATCGTGGCGCTGTCCTCGCGGTGGTACGCAGGAGGGAAGAGGTGTGGCAAGGCTATCCGCATTACAGCGGAGAGCGGGCGTACCGTGAGGGCACGGGTCGTGGACGAGTGCGACTCCCATGGAGGATGCCGCAACAACATCGTGGATTCCTCCCGCGCTGTTTGGAAGGCGCTCGGGCTCCATACTGATGTCGGCGAGGTCCACGTCACGTGGTCCGACGCCTGA